TGAGGTCTATAGCAAGGTCCAGCTTTCATGTCTTCTGTAGTGCTCAACATGTAAATCCGGAAGGGGAACCTCTggtactccagatgtttttggaatcCCGGTCATCCCCCCAGCCAAggtgcccaatggtcagggatgatgagagttggcatccaacaaaatctggagggggcaaggttggggaagcctgttctagagtgCTGCTTCACCAGCAGGTGAGACAGTAAGCATCATAGGTCCAAAGATGGCCAACACAGAGGCTAAATGTTCATAGGAATGTCTACATCCTTAGAATAATGTGTAGGTGCTCGTGCGCACACAAATTGTATACAGCCATCTGAGGAATCCCACATTCCATATGCAGTTACTTCTCAGAATAAATCTGACAGTTATGCCCACATTGTTCAGTGTGTGTCCAATGTGGGACACTTCGAGAATGTGttgagaactgaaacacacacaaagggggggggagcgcaaCTGAACAGAGGTTTTATTACAAGATGGTAGCTCACTCACCGCAACATTAGTCAGACATGCCCAACCTTCAAGTTGCCATGAAGTACCTACATTGGGAGCAATTTTCCTGGAGGTCCAATTAAAATGTGTCGAGATGTTACATTCAGTTCACCTTAGCATAATGTGATTGAGGGCAGGGGCAGGAATAGGCTGTTTGCTagtcttgggaggttgtggaattCTTTGGCAAGGTTCAGACTGTCTATGGTCCCTGCATGTTGATTTCCAACCCCTCTCTCAAGGGTTTAATGAAGTGCATACTTCCCCCCACATCCCACTTGACTCCATATGAAAGTCCAAAACTTTCAGCTCAGCACCAGCGGAAGGGGGGGATTTAATTAACTCTCTTAGAAAAAGAAGACTTCATGCAGGGTGATGAGGCATGTAACTCTGCATGTTCTAATCTGAGAGCATCCTGTCTGCAGGGCTATCAGCAATCAGGCCTATCATTCAGTTATACATAGCAGGGAGTGGTTCACTATACAAGTTCAGACTGCATGGTCTTCTTTTGCAagaccaggttttttttaataaaaaagaaaaagaagcacccCATATGAATTGTGCCCGAAGGAAGCATTTCACATTTTCAGCAGGAACAAGTTAAAGCTGGACCAAATATGCATAGTTGTCAGTCCAGGAAATCTGCTTAAAGGTCAAAGCTTTCTACAAGGAGAGTTGTACTCATCACGGAAAACATATCTGAGAAACAGGCAGCAGCCATAGGGCTGGAGAGAATCTCCTTCTGCACTCGTGCCACGCCCACCTGTAAAGGCTTAAGCTAGGCCTAAATGCTTTGAGTTCCACAAAATTTCATAGCCAACCAAAAACTCAGTTGCAAATATGCTAGCTGGAGGGCCATTCACAAAAGTGTTTCAAAATGCCTAGTACCCGTATTGGAAAATAaaattgtgcttttttaaattcTTTCTCCCTTACCAACCAACCTTTCTTTTATATTAATTTTTCTCATAGAAGATACTTGGAAGCACTTTCCAGCACAAACTGAACCAGgctacaaaaaagagagagagcataggAAGGATTCAGCACTGtggaatgttaaaaacacagctATGGGCTGCTACAGTGTGGTTAGGCAGCTTAGTGAATTAATTGCttaagaattaaaaataaattattataaaatagATTTCTGTACATTTTACATATAGACCTATCTACATATATAAGGGGGATAGCAAGCTGAAATGATGGGATTAACTCTGGCAAGAACGTCTGCAATAAaccatcaatcccagccaaagTCATGTCCAGTCATCTGGTAGAACTTCATGTTGAAGGGCCTGTAGAATTCCCGCAGCCTCTGGACCACTTCCTGGTCTATGTTGGGGTGGGTCCGCCCCTTGGTTTTGCCCAAGCAGTGGGGCTTGCTGCTGCCTTCAGCCTTTTTCAGGCATGGGAAACCCTTGGTTTTGTTGAAGTAGAAGTGTTTGTCCGTGATGATCCTCTTGAGGCCCAGAAAGTCCTGGACTCTGCCTAACTCACCAGCTGGATCACTGATTAGCCTCTCCCCACTGACAAAGAGGATCTGCCCAATGGGGAAGTACAGGAGCCAGTTTTCCAGGTGCTTGGCGTAAATGCCAATCTGGATGGCACTCCAGGAGGTATCAATGAGGCCCGTAGTCCTGTTTTTGAAGGTCAGGCTCTCAAAGGTGGGGATGTCAGGCTTCTTGGACAGAGTTTGTGTGTAGTCAGAAATGGCTCTGGTGACCGGGTCTCTCACCACCACAATGAGCTTGGTGCCCTTCGACATGGCAGAGATGCGAGCCGGGGCTTCCTTGGTGACAAAGTAGCTGGGAGTTTTCTCCATGGTGATCTGCCCATCGAGAGTTCTTGGCATCAACTCCCTgccaaagaaaagagagaggaagggaaaagaaagg
Above is a window of Zootoca vivipara chromosome 2, rZooViv1.1, whole genome shotgun sequence DNA encoding:
- the LOC118079915 gene encoding heparan sulfate glucosamine 3-O-sulfotransferase 3B1-like, with translation MGQLRLSGGARLPPDAPGAPASPPLLPPPGRRRLLALLLFAMLALWLCVLYSCAAGACASAAPGLLLLRGSAPPARRAHNPAALSKLLLLRAPGSKGQLSPEQENDDEDDDEDDDGGNNNSNGGAAVDSPLSPISSFLNGSGTKRLPQAVIIGVKKGGTRALLEFLRVHPDVRAVGAEPHFFDRNYERGLTWYRELMPRTLDGQITMEKTPSYFVTKEAPARISAMSKGTKLIVVVRDPVTRAISDYTQTLSKKPDIPTFESLTFKNRTTGLIDTSWSAIQIGIYAKHLENWLLYFPIGQILFVSGERLISDPAGELGRVQDFLGLKRIITDKHFYFNKTKGFPCLKKAEGSSKPHCLGKTKGRTHPNIDQEVVQRLREFYRPFNMKFYQMTGHDFGWD